The Acidobacteriota bacterium DNA segment GAGATGCGGCCGCAACTCGTCGAGCGTCACCTTGCGGTGAACCGGCGCGCTGTAGCCGACCAGGTGGAGGTTGTGGTCGGCGAAGTCGACGACCTTTCGGCCCGAGGGATCGCGGATCCACGCCTCGCGCGGGTTCCACTCCCGCGGCACGGTCCAGTCGAGGACCGATGTGCCGGTGGGAAGCTCGTGGAGTTCGAGGGGAATCCGGCTCCCTATCCGGTCCAGCGTCGCGCGGACGCCATCGCCGGTGAGGCTGCGGGGGATGGCGTAGAGCTCCGTGGCCAGATCCATCATCGACTGGCCGGCGGCGGCACGGTCGAGGGCGGCGAGCGCCTGCCGGACGGTGGACATGGGCCCATTCTGCGCGAGACGCGCTACAGGTACCCCATCGCCTTCAGGCGCTCGATCTCCTGGCGCGTCCGCTCGACGTCCGTGCCGCCGACTGTGTCGACGGGCTCCCAAGCGTTGCGGTAGGTCGCAACCCGGCGAGCCGGGCCCGGATCCGGCGGCGTCTCGAACGCCCCCTCCAGCACCCTGCCCTCGGCGTCCTCCGGGACAGGCAACCCGAGCAGGGCCAGCACGGTCGGGAAGATGTCGAATACGTGGCTGCTTTCCAGCCGATGGCCGCGGCGGATGCCGGGGCCGTACAGCAACAGGACGCCGTCCGGACCGTGCCGATGCTGGGTGTACAGCCGGTGGACGAAGGTCGGTGATTGGCCGTGGTCCGAGGCGACGACGAAGATCGTCTCCGGCCCCAGGGCCTGGCGCAGTTCGCCGACCAGGCCGTCGATCTGCCGGTAGACATCGGCCACGGCCTCTCCGTGCTCCTCGATACCGGCCCGGGAGACGAACGGGAACAGCTCCGGCTCGGCCCAACGCCAGCGCTGGTGGGAGACGGTGTCCGGTTCATGGGTGTTGAGGTTGAGGAAGCGCGGCGGCGGCAGGCCCTGCCCGGCGCGGTGCTCCAGCAGGGTGAGCACGGCCCGGTGCTGCCAGTCGAGGTCCGGCCGGCCGGCGGCCGCATCCAGAACCTCCTGAGGCACGTCGGGCGGCTGGGCGAACCACTCGAGCGTCGCGTCCGCGCCGCCGGAAGCCGCCAGTGCGTCGTTCAGGCCGTAGCCGAGCATCCGGCTCGACGGCTCGAGCATCCGCTGAGCCGGGAACGAGTAGAAGTAGCCGTCGACGACGACCGTCGGCAGGCCGGCCCGGTCCGTGATCTCCCAGATCGGCGGCGACGGCAGGTCGAGCCGGTTGACGAAACGCCGCGAAACCACCGGCACCCGGGCCACCAGGTCGACCAGCTCCTTGAAACTCGTCCGGTGGACAGGAAACAGGCCGGCGCCCGAACCGGGAAAGCGGATCCGGTAGAAGTCGTGGACGCCGTGGCGCCGTGGCGACTCGCCGGTGTAGATCGACGCCCAGATCACGGCGGAGTTCGCGTCGCTGATCGTCCCGAGCCGGCTCGACGTACCTTCGCGGACGAACTCCGCCATGTGCGGCAACTCGCCGGCGTCGATCAGCTTGTCGAGCATGTCGGGGTCCACACCGTCGAAGCCGAGCAGGGCCACCGGCGGTCCTTCGCCGGCGACCAGCGCCGTCGGGTCGAAGGACGCCGCCCTTTCCTCCGGAACGAGCCGGAACGCGACCGGCAGCGCCACGTGGGCCGCGACCAGGGCGATCGCGAGCCCGACCACGAGTCGCGGCAGTCGACCGGAGGCGGAAAGACCGACGAGCCGAGCCGCCAGCGCCCAGGTGACGATCCAGATGGCGGCGCCTGACAGGGTGCAGGCCACGGCAAGAAACAGCGCCATGCCCCGGACGCCGGCCGGCGTGAACCAGGGGACCTGCCCATAGGTCAGACCGTAGAAGAGGACGAGCTCGAAGAAGACGACATTGAAGAGGCAGGCCGCGACCGTGGCCGGGTTCCCGGCGGGCCCGCGGCGCAGGCGGGCCAGCAGGCGAAGCAGCAGCCCGAGGCCGCCGAAGGCGGCGCCAGCCCAGGCCCCGTAAAGCAGCGCGAAGAGCAGCAGCGCGGCGATTCCCACAACCGCGCTGTCCGTCCGGTTGTGCACCAGGTGCGCCAGCGAGATCGGGCCGCCGAACAGCAGCGCGCCGAACAACAGTCCGGCCTTCAGGTCGCGGCCGCAGGCGGCCAGCAACGCGCGAACGTAAGGAGCGGCGCCAGCAGGTTCGGCCACGGGCCAGGATGATACGGCAGCGCTGGTAGGGTCGCGCTCCCCGCGTCACCGCGATGCGGGCCGAACCGCGAGTTTGCTTTAGGGAACCGGACGTGGCGAACGTAGTCGTCGTCGGCATGCAGTGGGGCGACGAGGGCAAGGGGAAGATCATCGATCTCCTCTGTCCCGCCTTCGATGCCGTGGTGCGCTTCCAGGGCGGCAACAACGCCGGCCACACGGTGAAGTTCGGCAGCGGCGAGGGCGACGAGCACTTCGCGCTGCACCTGATCCCCTCCGGCATCCTGCACGAGGGAGTGGCCTGCTACCTCGGCAACGGCATGGTGATCGACCCGGACGCCTTCCTGGGCGAGGTCGACCAACTGGAGCAGC contains these protein-coding regions:
- a CDS encoding alkaline phosphatase family protein yields the protein MAEPAGAAPYVRALLAACGRDLKAGLLFGALLFGGPISLAHLVHNRTDSAVVGIAALLLFALLYGAWAGAAFGGLGLLLRLLARLRRGPAGNPATVAACLFNVVFFELVLFYGLTYGQVPWFTPAGVRGMALFLAVACTLSGAAIWIVTWALAARLVGLSASGRLPRLVVGLAIALVAAHVALPVAFRLVPEERAASFDPTALVAGEGPPVALLGFDGVDPDMLDKLIDAGELPHMAEFVREGTSSRLGTISDANSAVIWASIYTGESPRRHGVHDFYRIRFPGSGAGLFPVHRTSFKELVDLVARVPVVSRRFVNRLDLPSPPIWEITDRAGLPTVVVDGYFYSFPAQRMLEPSSRMLGYGLNDALAASGGADATLEWFAQPPDVPQEVLDAAAGRPDLDWQHRAVLTLLEHRAGQGLPPPRFLNLNTHEPDTVSHQRWRWAEPELFPFVSRAGIEEHGEAVADVYRQIDGLVGELRQALGPETIFVVASDHGQSPTFVHRLYTQHRHGPDGVLLLYGPGIRRGHRLESSHVFDIFPTVLALLGLPVPEDAEGRVLEGAFETPPDPGPARRVATYRNAWEPVDTVGGTDVERTRQEIERLKAMGYL